aatgaaattaataggcagcaggtttaataaatacagaaatactttttcacacaacaaacagtcaacctatggaattcattgtcaggggatgttgtgaaggtcaaaagtatagctgggttcacaaaataattagataagttcatggaagctAGGCCtatcaatgcctattagccaagatgatatGGGGCACAGCCCCACGCGctgggtgaccctaaacctctgactgtcagaagatGGGGGAGAAGATGGGGTGGATCACCCTCCAACTGACCTGTTCTGTACATaccccctgaagcatctggcactggccactgtcagagacaggatactgggctattgatttgacccagtatggctgttcttatgccaCAAGGAATGGGACATTCAAGAGTCCTGCATACCTCCACAGGCAGTGGGCACAAGAGTCCAGGAACAAATCCCTGGGGTAAGAGGCGAGGGAGAGAATGGCAGGGGTCAGGGACTGGGTTTGCGGCCCAAGCAGAGGGCTAGcctgtgcagtggggagggggcaagggaagAGGCCCCAAGCACTTTGGCAGTTGCCTTATGAACTCTGATGGAGTTGCTTGTCCATAACTattccctctcctcctgctggAGCATGGCTCCtcgctccctctccctgctcacACAGACCCCACTGCTCCCCACTGCAGTACGGTGACCTGGTCAATAACTGCTCCTGCAGGCAGCCCCTCTGCATGCACACACCACAATGCCCAGTGGGGTGCATGGAGAAGCTCCAGGAGCGCACTGGCAGGCTGGTGCTCCCTCGTGGCAAGTAGCATGGCCAGAtgcccagttttcaaccagaaaatCTGGTTGAAAAGtggacctgacagtgtccagtcagatctactgaccggacacccaaagtccagttactgtgagtgggggaagcagggaggcGCCAGGTCATCACCCGCTCCAGCCTTTACTCAGCCAAGGCCACCTCCTACCTTTGTCATGTGACTGCAGCTCCCAGTCCCAACCCacatggggtggagtgtgggggaTGGAAGCaagcaatgggggtgggggaagaggaatagATGGagaggggcctcaggggaagagatgagcaggagtggggctttggggggaagaggcagagctgggtagagcctcagggagaagaggcagggcaggggaggttccactcctgctggagtgtccagtttttaaatattgccaaattggcaaccctagtggcAAGGCTTGATTCCAGCACAGGGAGAGGCTGGATGTCTGCAGCAGCCCCCATCATTAGCAAGCAGCGTGCCATGGAATGGAGTGCACCAGCATGGCACAGCCAGCCAGGGACATGCCATGTTCCCTCCCAAGCCGCCCCGCCTATCCCACAGGCAGGAAAGCAGGACTCAGGCACAAGGAGCCAAGGTACAGGAGAACAACTAGCACCAGGGCACAGGCACaaaccccagggctgggaggagtgGGGCCTGACCCAGAGAGGGGGTTTTGCTGTGAGGCGCAGCCCTGAAAATTTTCCCCAGGTGCAGCTTAGGCTCCATGGTGTGGGAGAGGCAGTCCAAACTATTGCTGCCCCTTGCCTGCACAGGACCAGGCCTTGCAACACCATTTCTAGGCTCACCTGCTATGTCTccacagggagaggagaggagatgcaATTGGGGTGGTGGATAATGTGCCACTGCCCCCAGATGTACTAtgggggggtgggctggggtggaggcagagcctTCTTcccttcactccccctcccccagcctctgggccttatggaaaacaaaacacagcattcaaaaatataaaactttattGAGGGCAAATTCAGTGGAGGCAGCCCATCCCCATGGGACACACAGGCTACAATGCAATGAACGGGGAGGGGAGCCCAGTCCTATGGGACACACAAGCTACAATgcaatggagggggaggggagcccagtcCCATGGGACACACAGGCTACATACAATGCAATGGGGGGAGAAGAGCCCAGTCCCATAGGACACACGGGCTACAATgcaatggagggggaggggagcccagtcCCATGGAACACACAGGATACATACAAcgcagtggaggggaggggagcccagcccagccccaggacaCATAGGATATAATGCCAATGCTGCAGGAAGTCCTCCCCACCCACTGGCAGATCCCAACAGGGCCCACAAAGCAGGAGCCCAGCAAGATGAGGCAGTCAGGCAGGATGTCCTCAAGGCCTGACCCGTCCACCTCACCCATCACCTCAATAGCCTGGCTCCCAGatttgctctcccctcccccacccaagtcCCCTCATGCAGCAAGACACACAGCCTCAACTCTCAGCAGTGACCCCGCCCCGAACCTCAGCACAgccacctcctgctccccagcagagaccctccccagccctcGCTCCCCAGCCCCGACTGGCACAgccacctcctgctccccagcagagaCACGCCCCCAGCCCTCGCTCCCCAGCCCCGACTGGCACAgccacctcctgctccccagcagagaCACGCCCCCAGCCCTCGCTCCCCAGCCCCGACTGGCCCCAGCTCCAACACTCAGCACAgccacctcctgctccccagcaaaGACCCTCCCCAGCCCCGACTGGCACAGCCGCCTCCTGCTCCCGGCAGAGACCCTCTCCAGCTCTCGCTCCCCAGCCCCAACACTCGGCACAGCCACCTCCCGCTCCTCAGCAGAGACCCCAGCTCCGCGAGCCCTGGCTCCCCAGTCCCGACACACACAGACAGCCCTGGTGCAGTCCAGCCCCCTCACTTCTGGTAAGGAGCTGTGCTCTGATCTCCTCTGCAGTGGGCTTGGCAGAGGCTGCAGCGTAGCTCTGCAGCTCCAGAGACATGCCtgatgctcaggctggagcaaAGGGCCAGGCACCCTGGGCAGCAAGGGCTGGCGCTGGGACACAGGCTGGGGTCCCCACCCCAGACAGCTGCaccaggagcagaagaagcttCTCTTACAGATTTGCTTTGCCCCAGGGCAGTGACAGGCTCAGCTCCCTTCCCGGGGAGCCCCGAGCTGGCACTTCAGAGGCTGCTGCTAGCAATAATGGGCTGGGACTGGGCATAGCACCCCCGacccagggcagggctgaaaGTCAGCTCCTTATGGGACCAGTAAGGTGCAGGCCCCAGGCAGTCCAGGACAGATGGAGCAAGCGTGACTCACTGGATGGGAGGGGTGGTCACTGCCATCTGCTGGTGCTGGCAGGCCTGGTCTCTAGCCCAGTGCTCAGTTGCTACTGGGGCACAGGGGCTGCGGATCCAGTCCTTTCAGACCCCTCGCCCAGCACATGCAGGGCTCCTTCTTGTCAGGGGAACCCCCAGCAATGCAGCCCAGTGGCTACCACCCCCATCAGCCACAGGCGGCTGCCTGCAGGTCACGGTGCCTTCAGCccctgccttttcctgccccaGGAAGGAACCATTGCTAGCTGCTCCATTAGTCCTCTGCCAGCCCCACAGGCCATTCCCATGCGGCCGGGGGTGGGTCCATGCTCACTCCCACACCTCCGTCCAGATGGCGCCCCGATGCAGAGGGGGTGCGTCCGGCGGGCTCAGGACGAGCTCTCCTACCTGCTTGTTGGTGTATTTCTGGGGGTTGGTGCGGTAGCTGTAGTCAGAGTACTGCTCAGAGCCCGTCGAGTTGTTGTCCCCAGTGCCCACAAAGGTGTTAGTGGCAGGCAGGTCCTGCACCACCTGGTGCTTCTtagaggcagagggagactggggctgcagctggatgGAGGGCAGAGGGGAGTTGGAGCGGTAGTGGCGCCCCAGGTCCGGGCTCCCAGGCGGGTAGTTGAGAGGCAAGTGGATGCGAGGGCTGTCACTGACGGAGTCATTCATGAGGTTGAACTTGAGGGACTTCTGCAGCCCAGTCTCCTCCTCGTCATCGGCTGGTTTGGGCGGCTTAGGGGACTTGCTCTTCTTCACTTTGCTCTTGCTCTTGCTGCTCTTGTTGCCCTGCTTGGGGGCGTACAGGTCCTTGGTCTCCTTCTTGCCCGCCTGGTAGCCGCTCTTGGCCTCCCTCTGCCGGCAGTAGCGCACCAGCACCACCAGCACGATGACCAGGGTGACGGCCACGATGCCGGCGATGACGCCGAAGAGGATGTTGCTGCGCTGCTTGCTGCGCTCGTACTCAGGGTCCCCAGCAATGTCGATGTCCAGTGGCGTGTCCAGGCTGTGTCCCAGCAGGGTCTCCAGCAGCGTGCGATTGGCCAGGGTCTCATTGACGTAGAAGTGCACCAGCGCGGTGCCATGACGCGAGGGCTTGCCCTTGTCGTTAACACGCACCACCAGGCGGTGCAGGCCATGGTGCTTGCGCAGGATCTCCTTCTCCAGGGTGATGTCCCCACTCTGTGGTGAGATCTGGAACAACTCGAAGGGGTTGCCCCCTGTGATTCTGTAGGTCAGCTCTGCATTGACCCCTGAGTCAATGTCCTCAGCCTTGACCTTGCTAACCTGCTGCCCggggctggtgtggggcaggATGTGCTTGTAAGAGGCATTGGAAGGGGAGGTGATGAAAGGGGCATTGTCGTTCTCATCCAGCACGTTGATGGTCACCCCCACGTAGGCGGATCTAGGAGGGTCCCCGCCATCCACAGCTTTGAGACGAAAGGTGTACGTGCTCTGCTGCTCCCGGTCAAAGGAGATGCTGGAAAGTATGGTGCCAGTGCCATTCTGGATGACAAAGTCCCCGTTGTCCTGCTCCACTGACAGCTGGATTCGGGCGTTGTCACCCTTGTCAGCGTCAATCACCGTCACCATGCCCACCGGGCTCAGGGGAGGCAtgttctccatcactgagaagTTGTAGCTGCTCAGCATAAACTTGGGGTCGTTGTCATTCCTGTCCATGACACTGATGGCCACAGATGCCGTGCCCTTGAGACTGGGGCTGCCTTTGTCAGCTGCCACCACTAGGAACTCGTAGCGCTCCCTTTGCTCCCGGTCCAGCACCGTCTTCACTCGGATCTCGCCTGAGTCAGGGTCGATGGAGAAGAAGCCCTTGGAGGAGGGGTCCATATCCAGGGAGTAAACCAGCTTGGCATTGGATCCACTGTCAGCGTCACTGGCACTCACCTCCACCACCAGGTCATCAGGGGCATTGTTCTCGGGGAAGGCCACCTCGGTGAGGCTTTGGCTGAAGACTGGAGCATTGTCGTTCACATCCATCACCTGCACCTTGAGGGAGTTGGTGCTGGAGAGGGGCGGGTTCCCCGAGTCCACAGCCACAATCTCAATGATGTACTCCTTCACCGCCTCGTAGTCCAGCGGTATGGTGGTCTGCAAGAAGTACTTCTTCTTGCTGTCACTGCCTGTCTCGCTGGCCTGTCTCAGCTGGAATGGGACATCGCCAGCAACCACACAGGTGACCACAGCGTTCTCACCCTCATCCCGGTCAGATACCTGTACCAGAGCCACGGCCGTCTCCACGGGCACGTCCTCGGAGATGTTGGCCATGCCATCCTGATGGGTGACGAGGCCAATACCCCTGATTTCAATGGAGGGGGCATTGTCATTCATGTCCTTGATGGTCAGCACCACCTGCGTGCGGGCACTCTTGGGATTGGCCCCCTTGTCCTTGGCCAGGACAGAGAACTTGAGGATATTGACATCCTCCCGGTCAATGGGCCCCTGCACAGTGATGAGGCCCGTGGTCCTGTCCAGGCGCAGCAGGCGGCGCACCATGTCCGTTGCCTGGTGGAAGGAGTAGTCAATCTCGGCGTTGGCACCCTGATCCGAGTCATTGGCTTTCAcctgtgggaggaggaagaggaggacaaggTGAACAGGAGCAACTCTGTCCATGTCTCACCAGTGAAACTGGCCCAACCGGTTAGGCTGCCTcaagccccactccctgctgtaCGGCTCTGGCATGCAAGGAATTCTCCATGggaaccagccagccagcaggtCTGACACCCAGCAACAGGAAGGAACAGCCAGGAACTAGAACATAGCCTGTCCAGGTGAGCAGGCCACACCCTGCTGGACCCTTGCAGCAGCAGAGAGGATCCCAGCCTGGCTGCGCACATCCCTTTGCTAAGATGAATCCTGATTCACCACCACGCTGCAGCAAAGCTAGTTACATGCAGCCAAAGACACCACCCGGGAAGGCTGGGTTAGAACCCACTGCTTCCCATTCTGGGGCGCTGCTCTGAAGCTGCACAGGCCGCCCAGTGCCTACGCCTGGGCCGTCCTGACTCAAAGCCAGCCCAGAGCTTGCTGCAGTTCAGTGCAGACAGCTAGTGattcccagggctggggcagcaggacgctgcaggctgggattgaggagcACCAGCTGAATTGGGTgttgggggagcccaggactgatCAATAGGGGGCGGGCTGAGGTTCTGTACTGTGGggctgtgacagagctggggagaagctcagggctggggtagcatgagggtggggggagctgtgggtcaggactgaggggacCAGCCTagctggggaatggggggaaCCCAGGACAGAAAAAGCATGTAGGGGGAAGAGGCTGGGattgagaggcagcagcaaaagtgggggagaggggtccCAGGGCCGGAACAGCTCCAGATTGGGGCTGAGGGACAGAGGAGAGCTGCCCATACTCTGCATGGCTCcatcccctcttcccaccccactcctccctgTCAGGAGTTCTGCATTCACATAAGCCTGTTTCCACATTTATTATTTGCTTTCTAAAGAATCAGAGGTTTGTCTAACATTTGCTTTCCTAATCAGCTCTCCAAGcgggctcctctctgccccatttGCAGCTCTGCCATTATCTCGCTCAGCAGATTTGGATGGAGAACAAAAGTTGTTAAATGTAAATTCCACCTTTTACCTCCACTCCCTGAGCTAAGGAGTCATTTTCCTCCTGAAAGATAAAAGCTGAGcaatggcagcagcagagctgcagcccatttTCCTGTCGCTTCTGCCTTATCTGCCTCCAACTTTCGCTCTCTGAACAGTGAAAAATGAATTCTTAAAATTCACCTCAAAATTAGTGAGCCAAGCAGCTGAGTGCTGGCCGCGTTCCACTTATTAAGATGGCAGTTGCAGATAAACAGATGTCAGCTCCCATCGGCTCAGTGCCCCTTCCACCAAATCCACAGAGACCCACCCCTCAGGGCTCCCAGCCAATTGAAATGGGCATTAGGATGCCACGCTTGGGCTCAAAATTCTCTCTCTAGAGTCTGTGGTATGCAAGCGACCTTTGGCTACCCCAGGGCTTCAGCCGTGCCACATTTTGTTTGTGCACGTACAAGAGAGGCTGCACCATCCCACATCTCCCTGGGGAGCAGGTGCTTCCCAGGGATTGCCAAGCCAAAGGAGCCTGCTTTAGTTTCAGAGGCATCTAATGCTGGTGAAAGGGAGACTAATTTCCTGTCTGTAGCCAGCATTTAGCACAGCTAGGCAGTGGGCAGGCTTCCCAAGCATAGCTCtcccggtgcccctcaatcctgaactgcagtccctgctagcccagccctggccttcCCCGACTTCTTTTCCATTCTTAATCTTACCACATTGTGGTGTGGTTTACTAGGGAAGCTGCCCACCTACAAAACTCCTGCGACTTGTGATCATGCCATGCCTGAAACCAGGTTCCCGGTGGTGCCTCAGCACAttcccagacagacagactgtgAGGCCTTTTGGACAGAGACtgttctttttattctgtgtctgtacaACACCTGGGGCCACAGGGGCCCATGAGAGCTACCGTAATATTCCTAATAATATACAGTGCCTACTGCAATGtgggcctggtccatgactgggcccAATCAGTGCTCCCATAATatacttaataaataataatcgtAGCAAGTAATATAAAGGCGCTCCAGCTGCTCCACCTGCCTCCTTTGAAAGCTGATGGAGAAAGTGGGAAGCTGGCCTGGGCAGTGCAGCTTGCGCACCATGCTTGGTGCCCCGCTGTGTGCTCACCTGGAGGACGGAGTGCCCCACGGGGCTGTTCTCTGAGAGCTCTGCCTCATACAGGGCCTTCTCAAACTTGGGGGTGTTGTCATTCATGTCCAGGATGGTGATACGCAGCAGAGCGCTGCTTGCCCGCGGTGGGCTGCCTCCATCCTGCACCTTGATGGTCAGGTCATAGGAGTCCCACTGCTCCCGGTCCAGGTTCCCCATGACAATCAGCTGCGGCTGCTTCTCATCCTGATCCTCAGCCACCTGCAGGCCGAAGAGCTCCTGCGCCTCgggcccagccaggagctcatAGGAGGCGACCCCGTTGGCGCCTGCATCGCGGTCCATGgccagggggatggggaagagtgcCCCGATGTTGGTGTTCTCAGGAATGGCCAGTGTGATGACAGGCGAGGCGAAGTTGGGCGTGTTGTCATTGATGTCCAGCACCTCAATCTGCCCTTCCAGCAGGCGTGGGCTGCTGTTCATCGTCAGGTCTGTGATGGACACCTCGAACTCCAGGAAGCAGAGTTCCCCTGGGAGCTGGCTCTGACATTCCCGCAGGCTCTCCCGGTCAATGGAGGTCTCCGTGGTGTAAATGTCCCCTGTCTTGCCATCCACACGCAGGTAGGGGGCCCCCACTTCCAGCTTATAGAGGTGCCTCACGTCGGGAAAGCCGTagtcagcagccaagctcccaaTGAGTGTGTTGGGTGGCTGTTCCTCCTGCACTTTGTAGACCACACGTGTCCCAGCGCCCaaggtggggagctgcaggacGAGCCACAGGCCCAGGCAGGCTGCCACCCATGTCATCCTGCACTGGACAGGGGCTGCAAGGAAGCAGAGACACCACAGATTAGAGACAGCACGATCCATCTCTCGGGCCTCCTCGCTCCCTACATACCCTGTTTGCTGCCACTGCATATCCAACCCGGCTAGGAATGAGAagccaagccctgctgccagctATGAAGCAGCTGAGCAGTTCCCTGCTCCACACGCTCACCTCCCTGCTCAGCTGGTCACAGCAGCTGATTTCCAGCAGCCCTCTGCAACCCAACATCAATGCCCAGAGGAAAGGGTCCTACATGCCCTGCCTGTGTAAGAACACAAGCACTGAAACCCAGCCCCATGCCTGTCCCTGCCCACCAGCTAGTCACAACTCTAACGGACACTGCACCCAGGCAGATGCACGCAGGGCATGCTGCAAAGAGCTTCCGCCTGCACTGCATAGCGCGCTCTAGCCAGAGAGATAGCCTTGCGGCGCAGACCAGAGACCCTGTACCCCCCTCAGTGCTATGATGACACGCTGTGAGCGAGTGCCTCCATGCCGGCGCTGCAGCGACACACTACAAACATACaacccctccatccccctcagtgctACAGTGACACATGCTACAAGTGcaccctcctcttcctcacccccccacccccagtgctacAGTGACTCATGCTATGAGCATCCCCACCCCATCTCGGCACTGCAGTGATACTCTGTGAGcaactgccccaaccccaccctggcACTGCAGCAACACACTGCATAGTGTGCTCTAGCCAGAGAGACAGCCTCGCACCGCAGCCCAGAGACCCCGCGCCCCCCCAGTGCTGCAGTGACACACTACAGGTGTGCAAACTCTACCCCCCCCAGCGCTGCAGTGACACATGCTACGAGCGTGCACACACCCTGTGCTATGGTGACTCATGCTATgagcttcccacccccaccctggtgCTACAGTGACACGCTGTGAGCGAGTGCCACCATCACCCCGCCATTGCAGCGACACACACTACAAGcgtgcacccccacacacaccctggcgTTGCAGCAACACATGCTACAAGTGCATCCTCCCCATCCTCCCCGGTGCTGCACTGACACACGCTACAAGCGCACGCCCATCCCCCACGCTGCAGTGACACACACttctcccacatacacacactacaCTGAGCACAGAGACCCAGTCCGGACTCCTGGCCCTAGGGGGCTGCAGTACAGCTGACAGGAGAAGAGACTCTTAGGGCACTGGAGCCACCCCATAAAGTGTCTCCTACCCTCAGCGCTGCCTCACATGGAGTGGAACACGCACACCACTGCTGTGTTGGTCCTGAGCTGGGTTCCCTAGCcacacagggcaggctggggatCCACCCCTGCTCACATTGATACCAGCTGTGGGCATACaccaggtggggggcagagagacaaggtgagatccctcccttcctcattgccccaggccccccaagatatacacacacagtaacctcccccaacacacacagtctGACCACCTCcaacacacacacgtacacataGTAAACTCTctaacacatacatacacacacacagtctgatcCCCCAACACGCACAGTAACCTCCACTCAACACACACAGTCTGATCCCCCAACACACACCGTCTGACCcccaccagcacacacacagtagCCTCCCACAAACACAGACTATCTGACCCCTCCAACACACATAGTAACATCACCCCAACACACAGACAGGGCCGCCAAGAGCAGGttcgggccctggtgaaaaaaaaatttcaggccccccagcaagggcggatgGGCTAAACAGGGCTGAAGAAGCCAGGGAAGCTGGGCCCAGGGCCACATCCCGGACCGtcgggccccagtaatttgtaccagcttcccccctCTGTCAGCCCTGCACACAGACATGGTGTCTGAccctccccagcacacacacacagagtaacctCCTCTCAACACATACACACTGTCTGACTCCcttcacacatacacatacacacagtaacctaccccctacacacacacactgtctgacCCCTTtcatgcgcatgcacacacacacacctacatacacacacacactctccgaGCCCCGCCAACACACCGGAGCACCCCAGGAGACACAGGGCTCGACTACCAATACAGATCCAATAAGCAGcccacagtgggagctgtgtACCTGACACACAGAAGCGTTAACTTCCTTCCTAGAAATGACACGATCCCAGCCAAACAGCTGAACGCAAGCGCCAAACTCGCCAGCCCCTAGTATGATTGTCCAGGACCAGAATCATGGCCTCACATCCCCTATTTCCCAGGGTCCCACATACAGCACTGCTCCCACCAGCCCGTCACCTTGCCCATACCCCAGCCTCATACCCCCACAGAAACTCCTCCTGTGATGAACAGACATGCAATGCTGtactcctccttccccacactgCAACCCCCGCCCCTCAACACTGCCCCCTATGCACCCCACACAACCTCAACCTCCACCATACACACCCCTCCCTGCTCAACCCCAAAACACACAGTTGGGGGGCCCCCTCTCCAGTTCTTCCTGGTTCCGTTATTGCACTAAGGGCCAGCCTCTCCCCCAGGCatgagccctgagcccctcactcctcccccatgACATGCGAGATGCccacctggcccagcccctcCAAGCACGCCTGGCCTCACTGCCTGCCCTGAACATCAACCCCACGAGCAGTGCCAGGCCCCAGCAGGTCAAAGCACAGGACCCTTGGCAGTGCTCTTCCCCAACCTCACCCTATATAGCGGGGAGTGTCTCCGAGTGTGCACAGGACTGGGGGGGAGCATTGGGAAGGGTTACAGCTGCCTGTCTACTAGCACAGCCCCTGGAGAGACGCTGCAGCTTCAAGCCTGTGGAAGGCAACACCTGGGCATGGGAACCCCAGGCACAAGATCCCGCCAGCCCAGTGGGCTCCTCTCCCATGTACGGAGTAAGCTCCAGACCACCCCCCACACAGCAAGCTCCCCCAGCCCTTCTCTTTGCACCCACACACTCAGCAAGCTGCCCCCCAACACAGAGCTACCCCTCCCTCACATAACCAGACCCTACCCCACCCCGCAAGTTGAGtctccctccccagcacaaaGTGATCCCATGGGGCACTACCCAACCCCCATTCATTGTgagctcccctcccacacactcagttccccctcttccctccccccaatggGGAATCCCTCCGTTCCCCACCCCTACTCTGCTACATGGTGCTCTGATCCTGAATGGGACCCTGCTCCCCCCAGTGAGTGAGTGGGGCAACAGTCAGTGCCAAGAGCAGCTCAGGCGCCACATAGTTTAGCACATTCCTCAAGCCACCAGCTCATACCCCATCACAAgtccctgaccccagcccagcaGAGGGGACCCTGtgcagcccctcctctcccacacaGACCACAGCCTTTTCCACAAGCACAGATGACAATCATAGGGAAGCTTTAGCAGCCCTGCTCCAAGGCCCTGGCCCCACGGcccggctccccctccctggaaTGGCTGTCCCACTTTGCTAAGTGTCCTTCATGGAAGACTAAAATATCTTCCCCTCTCTAGAAGCATGAGTGAGAGAGGTGGCTCTGGCATGGCAGGAGCAGCCAGCCCAGGAGCAACCCATGTGTGGGGCAGGCCCCATTTGTCCTGGCAAAGTGtgaggtcttggctacactggcactttacagaactgcaactttctcactcaggggtgtgaaaaaaacacccctctgagcgcagcaagttacagcactgcaaagcgccagtgtaaacactgccccagtgctgggagctgtggcagtggctcccagcgctgcaagctaatccccatgaggaggtggagtacctgcagcgctgggagagctctctcctagcactggcactgtgaccacacttgcacttcaaagcactgcagcGGGAGAGAGCAAAACAAGCCCCTCCCAGTAAGAAGGGACACCAACACAAAGACTCAACCCTGGCCCTGGAGAAGCACATTCCCAGGCACAGAGAAGAAACAGGGCAAAATCTGCTTTGGTGGAGAATGGCTCCCAGAGGGAGGCAAAAGGCTGACAGCAGCCACAGTGCGCCACGTGCCTGCACGGCGAGTGCATGTGCCCTTCTCAGGCACCCTATTGCTCAGTAGCACCCTAGATAATGGCCGTGTATGGAGCAAGACAAACAAATACCATCCAACCACAGGGCCCGGGAAAGcccaggttggacaaaccccaaGAGCTGGTCGGGATCTATTGAGTTCCCTGGTGAGGCTCTTTTGGAGCTGTAGctgggcctggagctgctcccagaggtTGTTTGCCCATGTTTGTTTATTCTAGGCGTGGGTTGCAACTGTGTCCAGTCCCTGAGCTGTGGTTCCCATCGAGTGAGGTTCGGGGCAAAGGTGAAAGTTGTAAGGTAAGGCAGTCTCTGTGCCTAGCAGGCAGCCTGAGTCAGCCATTCCTGGGCTCTATGGGCCAGGTGCCTTGCAGGGCTCCGCACCCAGCAGCTTCCGCTGTGATTGCTGGTGGGGCTGGGCAAACCCAGGGCTCACCCTACcacctctctcactgcagcaggggccagaggcAGAGCACAGACCAGCACTCACTCCCA
This sequence is a window from Chelonoidis abingdonii isolate Lonesome George chromosome 7, CheloAbing_2.0, whole genome shotgun sequence. Protein-coding genes within it:
- the PCDH1 gene encoding protocadherin-1 isoform X2, which encodes MEKPEVPRTRRSPLPTPVQCRMTWVAACLGLWLVLQLPTLGAGTRVVYKVQEEQPPNTLIGSLAADYGFPDVRHLYKLEVGAPYLRVDGKTGDIYTTETSIDRESLRECQSQLPGELCFLEFEVSITDLTMNSSPRLLEGQIEVLDINDNTPNFASPVITLAIPENTNIGALFPIPLAMDRDAGANGVASYELLAGPEAQELFGLQVAEDQDEKQPQLIVMGNLDREQWDSYDLTIKVQDGGSPPRASSALLRITILDMNDNTPKFEKALYEAELSENSPVGHSVLQVKANDSDQGANAEIDYSFHQATDMVRRLLRLDRTTGLITVQGPIDREDVNILKFSVLAKDKGANPKSARTQVVLTIKDMNDNAPSIEIRGIGLVTHQDGMANISEDVPVETAVALVQVSDRDEGENAVVTCVVAGDVPFQLRQASETGSDSKKKYFLQTTIPLDYEAVKEYIIEIVAVDSGNPPLSSTNSLKVQVMDVNDNAPVFSQSLTEVAFPENNAPDDLVVEVSASDADSGSNAKLVYSLDMDPSSKGFFSIDPDSGEIRVKTVLDREQRERYEFLVVAADKGSPSLKGTASVAISVMDRNDNDPKFMLSSYNFSVMENMPPLSPVGMVTVIDADKGDNARIQLSVEQDNGDFVIQNGTGTILSSISFDREQQSTYTFRLKAVDGGDPPRSAYVGVTINVLDENDNAPFITSPSNASYKHILPHTSPGQQVSKVKAEDIDSGVNAELTYRITGGNPFELFQISPQSGDITLEKEILRKHHGLHRLVVRVNDKGKPSRHGTALVHFYVNETLANRTLLETLLGHSLDTPLDIDIAGDPEYERSKQRSNILFGVIAGIVAVTLVIVLVVLVRYCRQREAKSGYQAGKKETKDLYAPKQGNKSSKSKSKVKKSKSPKPPKPADDEEETGLQKSLKFNLMNDSVSDSPRIHLPLNYPPGSPDLGRHYRSNSPLPSIQLQPQSPSASKKHQVVQDLPATNTFVGTGDNNSTGSEQYSDYSYRTNPQKYTNKQLPHRRVTFSAANQAQDLQDPSQHSYYDSGLEESETPSSKSSSGPRIGPLALPEDHYERTTPDGSIGEIEHPENESPERNRL
- the PCDH1 gene encoding protocadherin-1 isoform X1, coding for MEKPEVPRTRRSPLPTPVQCRMTWVAACLGLWLVLQLPTLGAGTRVVYKVQEEQPPNTLIGSLAADYGFPDVRHLYKLEVGAPYLRVDGKTGDIYTTETSIDRESLRECQSQLPGELCFLEFEVSITDLTMNSSPRLLEGQIEVLDINDNTPNFASPVITLAIPENTNIGALFPIPLAMDRDAGANGVASYELLAGPEAQELFGLQVAEDQDEKQPQLIVMGNLDREQWDSYDLTIKVQDGGSPPRASSALLRITILDMNDNTPKFEKALYEAELSENSPVGHSVLQVKANDSDQGANAEIDYSFHQATDMVRRLLRLDRTTGLITVQGPIDREDVNILKFSVLAKDKGANPKSARTQVVLTIKDMNDNAPSIEIRGIGLVTHQDGMANISEDVPVETAVALVQVSDRDEGENAVVTCVVAGDVPFQLRQASETGSDSKKKYFLQTTIPLDYEAVKEYIIEIVAVDSGNPPLSSTNSLKVQVMDVNDNAPVFSQSLTEVAFPENNAPDDLVVEVSASDADSGSNAKLVYSLDMDPSSKGFFSIDPDSGEIRVKTVLDREQRERYEFLVVAADKGSPSLKGTASVAISVMDRNDNDPKFMLSSYNFSVMENMPPLSPVGMVTVIDADKGDNARIQLSVEQDNGDFVIQNGTGTILSSISFDREQQSTYTFRLKAVDGGDPPRSAYVGVTINVLDENDNAPFITSPSNASYKHILPHTSPGQQVSKVKAEDIDSGVNAELTYRITGGNPFELFQISPQSGDITLEKEILRKHHGLHRLVVRVNDKGKPSRHGTALVHFYVNETLANRTLLETLLGHSLDTPLDIDIAGDPEYERSKQRSNILFGVIAGIVAVTLVIVLVVLVRYCRQREAKSGYQAGKKETKDLYAPKQGNKSSKSKSKVKKSKSPKPPKPADDEEETGLQKSLKFNLMNDSVSDSPRIHLPLNYPPGSPDLGRHYRSNSPLPSIQLQPQSPSASKKHQVVQDLPATNTFVGTGDNNSTGSEQYSDYSYRTNPQKYTNKQLPHRRVTFSAANQAQDLQDPSQHSYYDSGLEESETPSSKSSSGPRIGPLALPEDHYERTTPDGSIGEIEHPENDLRPLPDVAMTGTCTRECTEFGHSDTCWMPGQSSPNRRPKTALKLSTFVPYQERGSQEQVGNGSPRLSEERSTKMANLRLLPTYSAFSNSSHEPCKDSPMEEIPLTQTSDFQPATTPSSQTTKREIYL